The following are encoded in a window of Pristis pectinata isolate sPriPec2 chromosome 1, sPriPec2.1.pri, whole genome shotgun sequence genomic DNA:
- the LOC127571050 gene encoding protein FAM181A-like, with amino-acid sequence MASADSEVKTLLNFVNLASSDIKAALDKSAPCRRSVDHRKYLQKQLKRFSQKYSRIPRCHPSRLLDASSKGGTDDKNRAYILQHADPHLHFKPPADQDCGETLPGTITAAGKQLGRQNQVPMRKRQLPASFWEEPRPPKTLQPLNLLHVDQVVAAAEDSPGQGSESKRIQGCSNPPKQSSALPTIQQDCEREPVKFHFTSLSRTMNVCSCCPFQYHGHRVYQSHLGLPPSGFPDIGVWRKGSNPPAEIQAYSKDSLSGQKIHKPVVLKPIPTKPTVPPPLYNVYGFL; translated from the coding sequence ATGGCATCTGCGGACAGTGAGGTGAAAACTTTATTGAATTTTGTCAACTTGGCTTCGAGTGATATCAAGGCGGCGTTGGACAAATCGGCTCCTTGCAGGCGTTCGGTCGACCAcaggaaatatttacagaaacagCTGAAGCGTTTTTCGCAGAAATACTCGCGGATTCCGCGTTGTCACCCCAGCCGGCTGCTTGACGCCAGTTCGAAGGGAGGAACAGACGACAAGAACCGAGCTTATATTCTGCAGCATGCGGACCCTCACCTACACTTCAAACCTCCCGCTGACCAGGACTGTGGCGAAACTTTGCCGGGGACTATCACAGCGGCTGGGAAACAGCTGGGCAGACAAAACCAGGTGCCCATGAGGAAACGACAGCTCCCTGCGTCCTTCTGGGAGGAACCGAGGCCACCCAAAACCCTTCAGCCCTTGAACCTGCTTCACGTGGACCAAGTGGTGGCAGCGGCCGAAGATTCGCCGGGCCAGGGATCTGAAAGCAAGCGAATCCAGGGATGTTCCAACCCACCCAAACAATCCTCAGCACTCCCGACGATACAACAGGACTGCGAGAGAGAGCCGGTGAAATTCCACTTCACCTCCCTGTCACGCACAATGAATGTGTGCAGTTGCTGTCCATTTCAGTACCATGGTCACCGGGTATACCAGAGCCACCTGGGATTGCCTCCCTCTGGCTTCCCCGACATTGGTGTATGGAGGAAAGGGAGCAACCCACCAGCCGAGATCCAGGCTTACTCCAAAGACTCTTTAAGCGGACAAAAAATTCACAAACCTGTCGTTTTGAAGCCCATTCCCACGAAGCCTACTGTCCCACCTCCCTTGTACAACGTGTATGGGTTTCTTTGA